In the genome of Chryseobacterium sp. 52, the window GCCGTCATCATTATCCTCATGATCCAGAAAATAGAATTGCTCGGCTGCCAATGCAATAACAGGAGTAATTTCAGCACACTTATAACAGGTCTTGGTATTCAGAGCAATGTAAAAAGGCGTTTTGACGATAATAGATATCTGGTCTTGATCTATCCATTGAATGAAACAGTCAATATCTTTATGGTCAGGAATAAACCATGTTTTTTCCTCTTTATCCCAAAAAGCACCTTTTGATTTTGCGATATCCTTTTCACTGTAGGGTACCTTAATTCTTATTGGCATATTTGTTATTTATTGAGATGGTTAAAAAAAATAAATGGTTCTATATCAAGACTCGTTATCAAAAAAGACTTTATAAAAATATTTGCCCGATACTTCGTCAAAACCTTTTTCGATCAATTCAGGTTGGCCATGAATATAAATATGAAAATTCTTATCAAGTTTAATAACGCTTTTAAGGATCTTAGCCTGTTTTTTAACAACCTGAGAAGATATTTGAAAATCATCAGCCAAATCGACAGCTCTCTGTTGCTTATATTCATTCTTGAATTGTTTGAATGAATCGGCTATCTGCGGATTTGAAAAAACTTCTGATGCAAATTCCTTTTCTGAAAATTGGCTATTGTTTTTAAAGTAAGCTACTGACCTGTTCAATAGATCAGCTTTTTCCGCATTATTTATTTCAATATCATTTGCAAGCTCTTTTGTAACAAAAGCTTTGGTCAGCGAAAGATAATTTTTGGTAGAATGATAGCTATCATTAGAAGCCGTCAATTGTAAAAACCTTTCCTTCCAATATTGGGCATCATCAGATCTTGAACTGTTCACTAAGGTTACTTTAAATCCATTTTTCCTTTCAGTATTAAAGATTATACATCCTTTATCCAGTTTATCTACGTTGACGCCTCTATCAGACACCAGTACAAAATTGTCCTTGTGCTTCTGTGCTTTCAAATAGCTATCCTTTGTTTCAGATTTAAAAATTCCTATAGCATCTACTACTTCGTCCTCAATTCTACATTCTTTGAAAAAAACAATGTAAAGTTCTCCTTTATTTACTTTAGGATGAGTCGATTCATTATAGAGATGCAAGGCAATGCTTTTTGATTGTTCTATAAAATCACTAGGGTTTTTAAAAATATTTGAAACATATACATATACCTCATTCATTAATAGATCAGTGGGGTGAAAGAAATTATAAAATTCATCCTCTTTGAACGAACTTAAAAGGTATCTTGTAAACAGTATTTGAGTGTCATTATCCTGAATGTCTATATCAGTATCTGAGTAACCAATTCCCTCATCTCTAAATTTGTTTCCAACTTCGTGTGCTATTGATTTAAATATTGTGCTATTTGAGAAATCCATTTATATAATATTATATTCTTTAAGTTTAGTGATTTTTAAATCTTCGATTGCGTTGGCTAAATCTTTCTTCAGCCTGTCAATATTAGAAAGTTTTTTTACAGGATCGGATAGATACAGATATGGCTCAGATCTGAATACCCCCTCAACTCCTTTCTTATTGTACAAAGAGTTTGAGAAATTATATTTTACCGAATACCATCCGTTTTTAATATTCTGCCAATTATATTTATAATGAACTTCCACTTCGTCCAATAATAGCAATTTTTTAAATTCCTCATCCGATATATCTATTAACCCGCCCAAATCTTTTCCGTTCAAATAGGTTACAATATCCCGCTCAGATCTGTCCTTCAAACCATCTGGAATAGTTTGATTCTTGTCAAATTTGTATTTTATCTTTTGGATTTCAGCTTCGGAGAATAGTACAGAATCTGAAATATTAGAAAAGCTCAGTAGAAAATTCACTCTTTCTCTGTTACTTCCAAAACGACTAAAAAGCAATTGAATTGAATCGTTCTCAATTATTTTTTTGTCTACTAAATTATTTTTGTTGGCTGTAATTATTCTCGAGGCTATTAGCTTATCATCAACAGTTGTCGTCTTAACTGAATTGATAAGCAGATTACCATTGTCGATCCTACAAGAAATTAATATTTTTCCATAGAGAGTATTGACGGATAGATAATTTGTAGGATCTTTCTTTTCAGTTTTCAGTTCCATAATATACTCCTTTGGCCT includes:
- a CDS encoding nucleoid-associated protein, translating into MDFSNSTIFKSIAHEVGNKFRDEGIGYSDTDIDIQDNDTQILFTRYLLSSFKEDEFYNFFHPTDLLMNEVYVYVSNIFKNPSDFIEQSKSIALHLYNESTHPKVNKGELYIVFFKECRIEDEVVDAIGIFKSETKDSYLKAQKHKDNFVLVSDRGVNVDKLDKGCIIFNTERKNGFKVTLVNSSRSDDAQYWKERFLQLTASNDSYHSTKNYLSLTKAFVTKELANDIEINNAEKADLLNRSVAYFKNNSQFSEKEFASEVFSNPQIADSFKQFKNEYKQQRAVDLADDFQISSQVVKKQAKILKSVIKLDKNFHIYIHGQPELIEKGFDEVSGKYFYKVFFDNES